The following proteins are encoded in a genomic region of Selenomonadales bacterium:
- a CDS encoding divergent PAP2 family protein, whose product MESAVKALLSNHILVSAVLAWAAAQIIKTVLAYRKTKELDLERLFGSGGMPSSHTSFVVAMATAAAMTEGLASSTFALSFILASIVMYDAAGVRQAAGQQARVLNRLLKQLRSEHILVERELKELLGHTPLEVLAGAVLGFLIAYNLA is encoded by the coding sequence GTGGAAAGTGCTGTGAAGGCATTGCTCTCTAATCATATCCTTGTCAGTGCCGTTCTTGCATGGGCGGCGGCGCAGATCATCAAAACGGTCTTAGCATATCGTAAGACAAAAGAATTAGATCTGGAACGACTGTTTGGTTCGGGCGGAATGCCCAGCTCTCATACGTCGTTCGTCGTTGCGATGGCAACAGCTGCGGCGATGACGGAAGGTCTGGCATCGTCGACATTTGCACTTTCGTTTATCTTGGCCAGTATCGTTATGTACGATGCCGCAGGTGTTCGGCAGGCGGCGGGACAGCAGGCACGTGTTCTGAATCGCTTGCTGAAGCAACTACGGTCAGAGCATATTTTGGTAGAACGTGAATTGAAAGAGCTTCTCGGACATACACCGCTGGAAGTATTGGCGGGTGCGGTGCTTGGTTTTTTG
- a CDS encoding polyprenyl synthetase family protein has product MFKAYCKAKLPLIDEALRNAMTIEGEIAPTIFDSMRYSLFAGGKRLRPVLLLAAADAVGADGNKFLNVACGLEMIHTYSLIHDDLPAMDNDDYRRGKLTNHKVYGEGIAVLAGDSLLTYAFETMLSQEGVDPKTLLKVVKEIASAAGPEGMVGGQVIDMESEGKAVSFDTLQQMHRAKTGALFRAAVRAGAILGGASEKEIEALTLYAEKFGLAFQITDDILDVIGTAEAIGKPVGSDLKNNKSTYVTLHSVEIAQQMAKETVADAVDALAMFGKRGAVLKDLVEYLLKRES; this is encoded by the coding sequence ATGTTTAAAGCCTATTGCAAAGCCAAATTACCGCTTATTGATGAAGCACTTCGTAATGCTATGACGATCGAAGGGGAGATCGCGCCTACGATCTTTGATTCGATGCGATACAGTCTGTTCGCAGGTGGTAAAAGACTTCGCCCCGTACTTCTATTGGCGGCGGCCGATGCAGTCGGTGCGGACGGCAACAAGTTCCTTAATGTTGCGTGCGGTCTGGAGATGATCCACACGTATTCGTTGATCCATGATGATCTGCCTGCGATGGACAATGATGATTATCGTCGCGGTAAGTTGACGAATCACAAAGTGTACGGAGAAGGAATTGCCGTTTTGGCTGGGGACTCTCTCTTGACGTATGCATTTGAAACGATGCTTTCTCAAGAAGGGGTTGACCCGAAGACACTTCTCAAAGTAGTAAAAGAGATCGCATCGGCGGCAGGCCCCGAAGGTATGGTCGGCGGACAAGTTATCGATATGGAATCGGAAGGCAAAGCCGTATCTTTTGATACGCTTCAACAGATGCATCGTGCAAAAACAGGAGCACTTTTCCGTGCGGCTGTTCGTGCAGGGGCTATTCTAGGTGGTGCATCGGAGAAAGAGATTGAAGCGCTTACTCTCTATGCAGAAAAATTCGGTCTGGCATTTCAGATCACAGATGATATCCTTGATGTCATTGGCACGGCAGAAGCAATCGGCAAACCTGTCGGCAGTGATCTGAAAAATAATAAATCGACATACGTGACGCTTCATTCGGTCGAAATCGCACAGCAAATGGCTAAAGAAACGGTCGCTGATGCTGTCGATGCACTCGCGATGTTTGGAAAGCGCGGTGCGGTACTCAAAGACTTGGTAGAATATTTGTTAAAACGCGAAAGCTGA
- the xseB gene encoding exodeoxyribonuclease VII small subunit: protein MRKTEKNKMSFEDALLRLEEAASTLESGDLPLAELLKTFEDGMEYVEICQDRLQKAEAAMDKVLQKEQDKIVEMPLVLEEESHV, encoded by the coding sequence ATGAGAAAAACAGAGAAAAATAAAATGTCGTTTGAAGATGCGCTTCTTCGCTTGGAAGAAGCGGCAAGTACGCTCGAAAGCGGTGATCTGCCGTTGGCGGAACTGCTGAAGACATTTGAAGATGGTATGGAATATGTAGAAATCTGTCAAGACAGACTACAAAAAGCGGAAGCTGCAATGGATAAAGTGTTGCAGAAAGAACAAGATAAGATCGTTGAGATGCCGCTCGTATTGGAGGAAGAAAGCCATGTTTAA